A DNA window from Armatimonadota bacterium contains the following coding sequences:
- the ligA gene encoding NAD-dependent DNA ligase LigA — protein MNSPADRIAFLRDEINRHNRLYHLLESPEISDTEYDHLFQELVALEAAHPELATSDSPTQRVGFGPSEKFESAQHLVPMLSLDNAFGEEELRSFDDRVRRVLESENEIEYLAELKFDGASVSLVFENGRLVRAVTRGDGSSGEVVTPNILTIGSVPTQLNNAPAGLLEIRGEVLMSKAAFESVNAQRIAAGEQAFVNPRNAASGGLRQLDAKETAKRKLSFFPYGLGTGVLADSQFGVLSALNRMGFEGRDDAKLCTGVSALMEFIADVEARRATLPFGIDGVVIKVNDLGLQRQLGFTSRGPRWAIAYKFAAEQAFTTLREVSWQVGRTGVVTPVAELEPVFVGGVMVSRATLHNLEDLRKKDVRVGDTVIVQRAGDVIPEVIGPVLEKRISGAAEIDAPAHCPDCETALVKEERFVALRCPNKECPSQILAKVIHFASRKAMDIEGLGEKQVQRFLELGFITDLPSVFRLERHREQIASLEGSGEKSTQKLLDAIAEARLRPLDRVLFALGIRFVGERTAKDLARVFGSIENFRQATYAQLIEVPEIGPRTASEIESWLEEPVNQELIDGLLEGGVTPIASAEPSGDFFAGKTVVFTGKLEVFTRDQAEDWVRAFGGKAASSVSKATTLVVAGPNAGSKLDKATQLGIEVIDEAAFEELLKQARGEA, from the coding sequence ATGAACTCTCCGGCCGATCGCATTGCCTTCTTGCGCGATGAAATCAATCGCCACAACCGGCTGTATCACCTGCTGGAATCCCCCGAAATCAGTGATACCGAGTACGACCATCTCTTTCAAGAATTAGTAGCACTCGAAGCGGCCCATCCCGAACTCGCGACAAGCGATTCGCCAACGCAGAGGGTTGGCTTCGGCCCTTCAGAAAAGTTTGAATCGGCTCAACATTTGGTCCCAATGCTGTCTTTGGATAACGCATTTGGCGAGGAAGAATTGCGAAGTTTCGATGATCGCGTTCGCCGCGTGCTTGAATCAGAAAACGAGATCGAATACTTGGCCGAATTGAAGTTTGACGGCGCATCCGTGAGTCTCGTATTCGAAAATGGCAGGCTTGTGCGTGCGGTCACCCGTGGTGATGGCTCGTCAGGCGAGGTCGTTACACCAAACATATTGACGATCGGTTCGGTACCGACTCAACTCAACAATGCTCCTGCGGGGTTGCTGGAAATTCGCGGCGAAGTCTTGATGAGCAAGGCAGCATTTGAAAGTGTCAATGCGCAACGAATCGCTGCCGGCGAACAAGCGTTTGTGAACCCCCGAAATGCGGCTAGCGGTGGATTAAGGCAACTCGATGCCAAAGAAACGGCTAAGCGCAAACTGTCGTTCTTCCCCTATGGTCTCGGCACAGGAGTTCTGGCCGATTCGCAGTTTGGCGTGCTGTCGGCGCTCAACCGGATGGGTTTTGAAGGCCGCGATGACGCCAAGTTGTGTACTGGGGTGTCAGCGTTGATGGAGTTCATCGCGGATGTTGAAGCCCGACGTGCAACTTTGCCATTTGGTATTGATGGCGTTGTCATCAAGGTCAACGATCTTGGGTTGCAGCGCCAGCTCGGGTTCACCTCACGCGGACCAAGATGGGCGATTGCCTACAAGTTTGCGGCTGAGCAAGCCTTTACGACCCTTCGCGAGGTGAGTTGGCAAGTTGGCCGGACTGGCGTCGTGACACCTGTTGCCGAGTTGGAGCCCGTTTTTGTGGGCGGAGTGATGGTCAGCCGCGCCACGTTACACAACCTCGAAGATCTCAGGAAGAAGGATGTGCGAGTCGGCGACACGGTGATCGTGCAGCGTGCAGGCGACGTGATCCCAGAGGTGATCGGCCCGGTGCTAGAGAAGCGGATCAGTGGCGCCGCCGAGATCGACGCACCAGCCCATTGTCCGGATTGCGAGACTGCTTTGGTGAAGGAAGAGAGATTCGTCGCTCTGCGCTGCCCAAACAAGGAATGTCCTAGCCAGATTCTCGCAAAAGTGATCCATTTCGCGAGTCGCAAAGCCATGGATATCGAAGGACTCGGCGAAAAACAGGTGCAACGATTCTTGGAACTTGGATTTATCACCGACCTGCCGAGCGTTTTTCGGCTCGAACGTCACCGAGAACAGATCGCGTCCCTGGAAGGCTCCGGCGAGAAGAGCACACAAAAACTCCTCGATGCGATCGCTGAGGCGCGGCTCAGACCGCTGGATAGAGTTTTGTTTGCGCTCGGAATTCGATTTGTGGGAGAGCGAACGGCCAAAGATCTGGCGCGGGTATTCGGATCGATCGAGAATTTCAGGCAGGCGACCTACGCCCAATTGATCGAAGTGCCCGAAATCGGCCCTCGCACGGCGAGCGAAATCGAATCGTGGCTAGAAGAGCCAGTAAATCAGGAATTGATAGATGGGCTGTTGGAAGGCGGCGTGACTCCAATCGCATCCGCCGAACCAAGCGGAGACTTTTTTGCTGGAAAGACCGTTGTGTTCACGGGCAAGCTCGAAGTTTTCACACGCGACCAGGCGGAAGATTGGGTTCGAGCGTTTGGCGGAAAGGCAGCAAGCTCTGTTTCGAAGGCCACGACATTGGTGGTAGCTGGACCGAACGCAGGTTCAAAGTTGGATAAAGCTACCCAACTTGGCATCGAAGTCATCGACGAGGCTGCTTTTGAAGAATTGTTAAAGCAAGCGCGCGGCGAAGCATGA
- the queG gene encoding tRNA epoxyqueuosine(34) reductase QueG, translated as MQHAELESLAREFGFERVGIAGVNAEFEGYPHFQRWIEDGNHATMHFLKEQVELRRSVQSVLPGAQSAILFAKNYAQPNPYRLGYPRIARYALNRDYHNVLRARLKKLVIRLQKAFPNDTFRVFVDSAPILERELARRAGLGWFGKNTMLIDSKTGSYFLLSGILTTAVLPASEPSGGGCGNCSACIDACPTGAIELSGERWQVDSRKCISAWTIEHKGEIPKEISQKFGAWTFGCDICQEVCPFNQPRESQPARAASTQDERFLARPMLSLQQIIESPDEQLIEFSNGTPLARAKPAGLKRNAKISQENAQIQENLNLGGEEI; from the coding sequence ATGCAACACGCAGAACTTGAGTCCTTGGCCCGCGAGTTTGGGTTCGAGCGCGTCGGTATCGCCGGGGTCAATGCAGAATTCGAAGGCTATCCACATTTTCAGCGCTGGATCGAAGACGGCAACCACGCGACCATGCATTTCCTCAAGGAGCAAGTCGAGTTGCGAAGATCAGTCCAGTCGGTCCTGCCTGGCGCGCAGTCGGCCATCCTATTCGCAAAGAACTATGCTCAGCCCAATCCGTACCGTCTGGGATATCCACGCATCGCGCGGTATGCCCTGAACCGCGATTATCACAACGTTCTCCGCGCAAGGCTGAAGAAGCTCGTGATCAGACTCCAAAAAGCGTTTCCGAACGACACATTCCGAGTGTTCGTGGACTCCGCGCCGATTCTAGAGCGCGAACTGGCACGTCGCGCGGGACTCGGTTGGTTTGGCAAGAACACGATGCTCATCGACTCAAAAACAGGGTCGTACTTTCTGTTGAGCGGGATTCTGACGACCGCAGTGCTTCCGGCATCTGAACCGAGCGGTGGTGGCTGCGGAAATTGCTCAGCGTGCATCGACGCGTGCCCGACCGGCGCGATCGAACTCAGCGGCGAGCGATGGCAAGTGGATTCGCGTAAATGCATCAGCGCTTGGACCATCGAACACAAGGGCGAGATTCCGAAGGAAATCAGCCAGAAATTTGGCGCGTGGACGTTTGGTTGCGACATCTGCCAAGAGGTCTGCCCGTTTAACCAGCCGCGCGAATCTCAACCAGCGCGCGCAGCATCCACCCAAGATGAGCGATTCTTAGCTCGGCCAATGCTCAGCCTACAGCAGATCATTGAATCGCCAGATGAACAGCTAATCGAATTCTCCAATGGGACTCCATTGGCCAGAGCAAAGCCAGCTGGGCTAAAGCGTAACGCGAAGATTAGTCAAGAAAACGCCCAGATTCAAGAGAACTTGAACCTGGGCGGGGAAGAGATCTAG
- a CDS encoding phosphodiester glycosidase family protein gives MKLALPVLTAIALVTVASAQRVSPVTALAMSQDGKRVAAGYSDGSVRMIETGSRLANWKCPGPTSPLTVSQLSLSPVGDFVAASYPVQGFWQPVRLIGAKDGKLSRTLLAGTSATFSANGTTIYIATSSGIAMVDTKSGVNAGYVPNTSSVTSIAVSPDGLKLATYSAGTVRVFKIDGWAVLQTYQLPNYFQCSVAFASDNILCASSAEGGALHRWDMLTGNPLPELKTSLGGVMTAVFSPDGRNLAFLSNQNEVETISVLSGTKQPKFKVNQGFVGAISMSAGQVVLGMLSGEVRFTSNSGMVVSKPAKPRRKPDPSTLPTSLVATTVNGVPCKVVKVNLNDPRVRVSVEVANGFPFGDQSFASLVNESGADVAVVGTFFDTVSLRPVGDIVVNGNVIYQGHMGTALTLTPTNETGMKRVPWGRTQDWSGFETVLSCGPALVLNGQIDVDPVGEGFRDPSIMGAVPRVGVGITADNQLMIVAGGSGQTFYGFAKLMKALGCENAMNLDAGSSRALYYRGQYLIKPARRLTNILTVHID, from the coding sequence ATGAAACTTGCTCTTCCAGTTCTGACAGCGATCGCATTGGTCACCGTGGCATCCGCACAGCGGGTGTCGCCTGTGACTGCGCTCGCCATGAGCCAGGATGGTAAGCGCGTGGCGGCAGGATATTCAGACGGCTCGGTTCGGATGATAGAGACGGGTTCAAGATTGGCGAATTGGAAGTGCCCTGGTCCGACTTCCCCGCTTACAGTCAGCCAGCTCTCGCTTTCGCCGGTTGGTGATTTTGTCGCTGCGAGCTATCCCGTGCAAGGGTTTTGGCAGCCTGTTCGGTTGATCGGAGCGAAAGACGGCAAACTATCGCGCACGCTATTGGCGGGCACCAGTGCAACGTTTTCGGCCAATGGAACAACGATCTATATCGCGACCTCTAGCGGCATCGCGATGGTCGATACAAAGTCGGGAGTCAACGCGGGCTATGTTCCGAACACGAGTTCGGTGACTTCAATTGCGGTCTCGCCGGATGGATTGAAGCTAGCGACGTATTCCGCAGGAACCGTGCGAGTGTTCAAAATCGATGGCTGGGCCGTGTTGCAGACCTACCAGTTGCCGAACTATTTCCAATGTTCAGTCGCTTTTGCCTCGGACAACATCTTGTGTGCTTCGTCCGCAGAGGGTGGCGCGTTGCATCGTTGGGACATGCTGACCGGCAATCCTTTGCCTGAACTCAAAACGAGCTTAGGCGGCGTGATGACCGCGGTGTTCTCACCCGATGGGCGGAACCTGGCGTTTCTCTCGAACCAGAATGAAGTGGAAACGATCTCTGTGCTCTCGGGGACCAAGCAGCCCAAGTTTAAGGTGAATCAGGGGTTTGTTGGAGCCATTTCGATGAGTGCCGGGCAAGTCGTCCTCGGGATGCTGAGTGGTGAAGTGCGGTTCACTTCCAATTCTGGGATGGTAGTGAGCAAACCGGCCAAGCCAAGGCGCAAGCCCGATCCAAGCACTTTACCGACGAGCCTTGTTGCCACCACCGTTAACGGCGTGCCTTGCAAGGTGGTCAAGGTGAACCTGAACGATCCGCGCGTTCGAGTTTCGGTTGAGGTAGCAAATGGATTCCCGTTCGGTGACCAATCGTTTGCTTCATTGGTCAACGAGTCGGGCGCCGATGTCGCGGTGGTTGGCACCTTCTTCGATACGGTCAGCCTTCGTCCCGTTGGGGATATCGTGGTGAACGGAAACGTGATCTACCAAGGTCATATGGGCACTGCCCTCACCCTAACTCCAACCAACGAGACTGGTATGAAGCGTGTTCCTTGGGGGCGTACCCAAGATTGGAGCGGATTTGAAACGGTGTTGAGTTGCGGCCCAGCGTTGGTGCTCAATGGCCAGATTGATGTCGATCCGGTGGGCGAAGGCTTCCGCGATCCATCGATTATGGGCGCGGTTCCTCGGGTGGGAGTCGGGATTACCGCGGACAATCAGCTGATGATCGTGGCTGGCGGCTCAGGACAGACTTTCTACGGGTTCGCAAAGCTGATGAAAGCACTCGGTTGCGAGAATGCCATGAACCTTGACGCTGGATCGTCCCGTGCGCTGTATTATCGCGGACAGTATTTAATCAAGCCGGCCAGGAGGCTCACGAACATCCTGACCGTGCACATCGATTAA
- a CDS encoding AI-2E family transporter — protein sequence MTGWKIALWVFVVALVLFFFYSVRSILLPFILGFVIAVLLEPLVRKLRVRGMKRNSAVMLVFTVFFVALIGLVAVTIPVVSRQVVSLTNTATGFTRNLEAQSYANNYFVRWNPKLRIEASSQVAPLDKALLQFSPMLDRVGLPSSQSAIVAQYVEPRRAEISKLVQGFFNSFLGAASSFGTLLLLLPLTPFVVLFILLDYDRIKMTSPTWIPPSIRRQTLSLMQDVGDVFLKYLRGLTISWACYTLTLGVVMTACGAPFGFLLAILFGALYLIPFIGGVLNYIILFVVTGLSGVSGNLFMHMPSSWAFAFALVIALFIVTWAWDSFFHPKLVGSAVGLSPLVSMFVVIAGGALFGITGMVLAFPIGGAIKVILQRVMKVATTTGSDTLGLPSVPLRHRVQVER from the coding sequence ATGACAGGTTGGAAGATTGCTCTGTGGGTGTTTGTTGTGGCACTCGTGCTTTTCTTCTTCTATTCGGTGCGCAGCATCTTGCTCCCGTTTATCCTGGGATTCGTTATTGCCGTTTTGCTTGAACCTCTCGTGAGGAAGCTACGCGTACGCGGGATGAAGCGAAATTCGGCAGTGATGCTCGTTTTCACAGTTTTCTTCGTGGCTCTGATCGGACTCGTGGCCGTGACCATCCCGGTGGTTTCTCGGCAGGTTGTCTCACTCACGAACACCGCAACGGGGTTCACGCGAAATCTTGAAGCGCAAAGCTACGCCAACAACTATTTCGTTCGGTGGAACCCAAAGCTTCGCATTGAAGCGAGCAGCCAAGTCGCACCACTCGACAAGGCGCTTCTCCAATTCAGCCCGATGCTAGATCGTGTCGGATTGCCCAGTTCGCAATCAGCGATCGTGGCGCAATACGTCGAGCCTCGCAGGGCCGAAATCTCAAAACTGGTCCAAGGGTTTTTCAACAGTTTCCTCGGCGCGGCGAGCTCATTTGGGACACTGTTGCTTCTTCTTCCACTCACGCCGTTTGTGGTGCTCTTTATCTTGCTGGATTACGACCGGATCAAGATGACGAGCCCGACTTGGATTCCCCCATCAATTCGTCGCCAAACCCTTTCGTTGATGCAAGATGTCGGCGATGTCTTCCTCAAATACTTGCGCGGACTGACAATCAGTTGGGCGTGTTATACGCTCACATTGGGTGTGGTGATGACTGCATGCGGTGCGCCGTTTGGATTCCTTTTGGCGATTCTATTTGGCGCCCTCTATCTGATCCCATTTATTGGCGGCGTTCTGAATTACATCATCTTGTTCGTTGTCACCGGCCTCAGCGGCGTTAGCGGCAATCTGTTCATGCACATGCCATCGAGTTGGGCATTCGCGTTCGCGCTAGTCATCGCTCTGTTCATTGTCACCTGGGCTTGGGACAGCTTTTTCCATCCAAAACTCGTGGGAAGCGCGGTTGGCCTAAGCCCGCTAGTGAGCATGTTCGTGGTTATCGCTGGCGGCGCGCTGTTCGGCATCACCGGGATGGTGCTCGCATTCCCAATCGGCGGTGCGATCAAGGTGATTTTGCAGCGGGTGATGAAAGTTGCCACAACAACCGGTTCGGATACCCTCGGACTACCGTCTGTACCATTGAGGCACCGAGTTCAAGTCGAACGTTAA
- a CDS encoding G5 domain-containing protein, whose amino-acid sequence MMNSKAPVLLASMLVIAISAQARQEEPKTTSTETKTVEKQIPFKTEYRFDRQLAAGRIKVAQPGVNGKLVTTILITKNLDGKEISRQVINTETIEPTKEIIGMGRQGHTTSRGSFTRASVRVMNSTAYTPSAGRKNPTFKTASGLPAKYGVIAVDRRQIKLGTLCFVEGYGFAIAADTGGAIKGNIIDVCLPTERECRQWGRRKVKVHIFNER is encoded by the coding sequence ATGATGAATAGCAAAGCTCCCGTTCTTCTCGCAAGCATGCTGGTGATCGCAATCTCAGCTCAAGCTCGCCAAGAAGAACCGAAAACCACTAGCACGGAAACCAAAACCGTCGAGAAGCAAATACCGTTTAAGACCGAGTATCGATTTGATCGACAACTCGCGGCAGGGCGAATCAAAGTAGCTCAGCCAGGTGTGAACGGAAAATTGGTTACCACGATCCTGATCACTAAGAATCTGGACGGCAAAGAAATTAGCCGGCAAGTGATCAACACCGAGACGATCGAACCCACCAAAGAAATCATCGGGATGGGGCGTCAAGGACACACGACCAGCCGAGGAAGCTTCACCCGCGCCAGCGTCCGAGTCATGAACTCGACCGCATACACACCAAGCGCAGGACGAAAGAATCCAACTTTCAAAACCGCTAGCGGGTTGCCCGCAAAGTACGGCGTCATCGCTGTAGATCGCCGGCAAATCAAGCTCGGCACACTATGCTTTGTCGAAGGCTATGGCTTCGCCATCGCCGCTGATACAGGCGGAGCGATCAAGGGCAACATCATTGACGTTTGCCTGCCAACAGAACGCGAATGCCGACAATGGGGACGCCGCAAGGTCAAAGTTCACATCTTTAACGAACGCTAA
- the rsmA gene encoding ribosomal RNA small subunit methyltransferase A, with translation MNLCDVPTLKSLLERHGLKPTKLFGQHFLISPNVVEAIVSRVEAFGAKSVFEVGPGPGVLTTRLAEQLPVSAVEIDPVAVSALTESAPSAKVIQADALQVNLGEHCRELPSPRAVVSNMPYNITGPLLTAFTRFRSDYVVAILMMQKEVGEKILAEPGDREIGSISVFLKSRFDVEIVCKAPAGAFFPPPKVDSLVLQFVPKPAMPKKLDASHESLVRQAFSQPRKTLANNLKALNLPQSLFSDWLDAHDYHNAIRPHEVSLDAWMKLAQDWDATRRT, from the coding sequence GTGAATCTGTGTGACGTTCCAACACTAAAATCGCTGCTCGAACGGCACGGCCTCAAGCCGACCAAGCTGTTCGGGCAGCATTTTTTGATCTCGCCCAACGTCGTAGAAGCCATCGTTTCACGGGTAGAAGCTTTTGGCGCAAAATCCGTGTTCGAAGTCGGTCCCGGCCCTGGTGTACTCACCACCCGTTTAGCCGAGCAGTTGCCAGTTTCTGCGGTCGAAATCGATCCAGTCGCAGTCAGCGCTCTTACCGAATCGGCTCCTTCTGCAAAGGTGATTCAGGCGGACGCGCTCCAAGTCAATCTTGGAGAACACTGCCGCGAACTTCCTTCGCCGAGAGCGGTGGTGAGCAACATGCCGTACAACATCACTGGGCCGCTTTTGACCGCCTTCACCCGGTTCCGATCAGACTACGTTGTTGCCATCCTGATGATGCAAAAGGAGGTCGGTGAAAAGATCCTCGCCGAGCCCGGAGATCGCGAGATCGGCTCGATATCCGTGTTTCTCAAATCGAGATTTGACGTCGAGATCGTGTGCAAGGCCCCCGCTGGCGCGTTCTTCCCGCCGCCAAAGGTCGATAGCCTCGTGCTTCAATTTGTGCCCAAACCTGCGATGCCCAAAAAGCTGGATGCGTCGCACGAGTCCTTGGTGAGGCAGGCGTTCAGTCAACCCAGGAAGACCTTGGCCAACAACCTCAAGGCGTTGAATCTACCGCAATCGCTCTTCTCCGATTGGCTTGATGCTCACGATTACCACAACGCCATCCGGCCCCACGAGGTCAGCCTTGATGCTTGGATGAAGCTCGCGCAGGATTGGGATGCAACACGCAGAACTTGA
- a CDS encoding AAA family ATPase → MDPIQEIEVLIRAQYPVLYLVSWEERRVESALSGICKSLGRNLHVWSLTKGLIPELPGSRSSLSPELAVLTQILEAPDKTVFLLKDYHPFLKDLRVIRLLRDLAESLRGKSVTLCLLAPQLVLPVEVEKDITVLEFPLPNKAEIEAKLNDVIASMSGNDKVDVTLAAEDRERMIKAAQGLTLDEIESCFARSLVEHKKFDLSVVIEEKKQIIRKSGILEFYPANNKLEDVGGQELLKEWLQKRGTALTDKAREFGIPPPKGLLLLGVQGCGKSLVAKAVGASWNLPLLKLDVGRIFGSLVGQSEENMRKAIRVAEGVAPCILWADELEKGFGGMGGGGDNGTGQRVLATFLSWMQEKTKPVVIIATANDVSKLPPELLRKGRFDDIFFVDLPDAKERADIFAIHLKKRARDPKNYDLPRLAKAADGFSGAEIEQVVVGALFSAFGAGRELTNDDLEAEAKAQVPLSRTMAEEIDELRNWASIRARPSSKRDD, encoded by the coding sequence ATGGATCCCATTCAAGAGATCGAAGTTTTGATTCGCGCGCAGTACCCAGTGCTCTATTTGGTGAGTTGGGAAGAGCGCCGTGTAGAATCCGCCTTGTCTGGAATCTGCAAGTCGCTAGGGCGGAATCTACACGTCTGGTCTCTAACCAAAGGGTTGATTCCGGAATTGCCAGGATCACGATCGAGTCTCTCCCCAGAGCTCGCGGTATTGACCCAAATTCTGGAAGCCCCCGACAAGACCGTTTTCCTCCTCAAGGACTATCACCCGTTCCTCAAGGACCTTCGAGTGATTCGGTTGCTGCGCGACCTCGCCGAGAGTTTGCGCGGAAAATCAGTCACGCTTTGCTTGTTGGCGCCGCAACTCGTTTTGCCGGTAGAAGTTGAAAAGGACATCACCGTGCTCGAATTCCCGCTTCCAAACAAGGCGGAAATTGAGGCAAAACTCAACGACGTCATCGCCTCCATGAGTGGCAACGACAAGGTTGACGTGACCCTCGCCGCCGAGGATCGTGAGCGAATGATCAAAGCCGCGCAGGGGTTGACGCTCGACGAAATCGAATCCTGCTTCGCCCGGTCGCTCGTGGAGCACAAAAAGTTTGATCTTTCGGTGGTCATCGAAGAAAAGAAGCAGATCATTCGCAAGTCGGGAATCCTGGAGTTCTATCCCGCCAATAACAAGCTGGAAGATGTGGGTGGTCAAGAACTTCTCAAAGAATGGCTCCAAAAGCGCGGAACGGCACTCACCGATAAAGCTCGCGAATTCGGTATCCCGCCGCCAAAGGGATTGCTTCTGCTTGGCGTTCAAGGCTGCGGAAAATCGCTTGTAGCGAAGGCGGTCGGCGCCTCCTGGAATCTTCCTCTCCTCAAGCTAGACGTGGGCCGAATCTTTGGCTCGCTGGTCGGACAAAGCGAAGAAAACATGCGAAAGGCGATTCGCGTTGCTGAAGGCGTCGCGCCGTGCATCCTCTGGGCGGATGAGCTTGAAAAGGGATTTGGCGGCATGGGCGGAGGAGGAGACAACGGCACCGGTCAACGAGTTCTCGCCACGTTCCTCAGTTGGATGCAAGAAAAGACAAAGCCCGTCGTGATCATTGCTACAGCTAACGACGTGAGCAAATTGCCGCCAGAACTGCTGCGAAAGGGCCGTTTTGACGACATCTTCTTCGTCGATCTTCCAGACGCAAAAGAGCGCGCTGACATCTTCGCAATTCACCTCAAAAAGCGCGCGCGCGATCCAAAGAATTACGACCTGCCTCGCCTTGCAAAGGCCGCAGATGGATTCAGCGGGGCCGAAATCGAGCAGGTGGTAGTAGGCGCACTTTTCAGCGCATTTGGTGCGGGACGAGAACTCACAAACGACGATCTCGAAGCGGAAGCCAAGGCGCAAGTGCCTCTCAGCCGCACAATGGCCGAAGAGATTGATGAATTGCGAAACTGGGCAAGCATCCGCGCAAGGCCCAGCTCGAAACGCGACGATTAA
- a CDS encoding DUF4382 domain-containing protein, producing MKNLISKFGVAIALAATLLVLAIGCGGGGATGGSTGVPLTLFVTDNYRDGYDGVYGTIYKMEFLQADSTAATVYESTEGKTFNFRKLWSGSSRYAFLSKADIPAGTYTAVRLTIAPTMQVFATGNTTGTTYPVEGTTNGAGKIVITADFSVDKVINSPDDLAIDFDLASFTLSGGKLVPVIRDDNSNNVDDSSRHEEDDVHGTVSDLTSSAGAYTFTLSMPRGQTMAVRTNAGTAIFNSNGTSSPSLSNGDRVEIRGTYNTAGAYYDAVSVKIETGDGSSEDPHEAKGSPSSIDADSGTFMITTNETEGFFPNANPFSVQTNSGTIYRSGSGVTMQKADWFAGLSSVKFVEVEGTYNSTSGVFTATKVKYENESHGGDDPGSEAEARGTAGSLNSGARTFSISLIEWEGFSPTGNSVSVQLAGKLEIKNSANENISESTFFSTANAKSVKVEGKFDGTKIIAREIKILN from the coding sequence ATGAAAAACCTAATCTCAAAATTCGGCGTTGCCATCGCACTCGCGGCGACGCTACTGGTCCTAGCGATAGGTTGCGGTGGCGGAGGTGCGACGGGTGGCTCTACTGGCGTCCCGCTCACCCTCTTCGTTACTGACAACTACCGTGACGGCTACGACGGCGTGTACGGCACCATCTACAAGATGGAGTTTTTGCAAGCTGACAGCACCGCAGCGACCGTGTATGAGAGCACCGAAGGCAAGACTTTCAACTTCCGCAAGCTGTGGAGTGGTTCGAGCCGATATGCATTCCTTAGCAAGGCAGACATTCCTGCCGGAACCTACACCGCTGTTCGGTTGACCATTGCTCCAACGATGCAAGTGTTCGCCACTGGCAATACGACTGGCACAACATACCCAGTTGAAGGAACCACAAACGGCGCTGGAAAGATCGTGATCACCGCCGACTTCTCGGTCGACAAGGTGATCAACTCCCCTGACGATCTCGCAATCGACTTCGACCTGGCCAGTTTCACACTCTCGGGTGGCAAGCTGGTTCCAGTGATTCGCGACGACAACAGCAACAACGTTGACGATAGTTCTCGACACGAAGAAGACGATGTGCACGGCACGGTCTCTGATCTGACTTCGAGCGCGGGTGCCTATACGTTCACGTTATCGATGCCACGCGGTCAAACGATGGCCGTGCGCACCAATGCTGGTACTGCGATCTTTAATTCAAACGGCACCTCAAGTCCATCGCTTTCAAACGGCGATAGAGTCGAGATTCGCGGAACCTACAACACCGCTGGCGCATACTACGATGCGGTTTCCGTGAAGATCGAAACTGGCGACGGTAGCAGCGAAGATCCACACGAGGCAAAAGGTTCGCCAAGCTCGATTGACGCAGATTCTGGCACGTTCATGATCACGACGAACGAGACAGAAGGGTTCTTCCCTAACGCCAATCCGTTCAGCGTGCAAACGAATAGCGGCACCATCTACCGAAGCGGCTCGGGAGTCACGATGCAAAAGGCTGACTGGTTTGCTGGCCTCTCTTCTGTCAAGTTCGTTGAAGTCGAAGGCACTTACAACTCCACTTCGGGCGTGTTCACCGCAACCAAGGTGAAGTACGAAAATGAGAGCCACGGTGGCGACGACCCAGGTTCGGAGGCCGAAGCTCGAGGCACAGCTGGTTCCTTGAATTCTGGCGCACGAACATTCTCGATCAGTCTCATCGAATGGGAAGGATTCTCGCCAACTGGCAACTCCGTTTCCGTTCAACTCGCTGGCAAGTTGGAAATCAAGAACTCTGCAAATGAGAACATTTCAGAGAGCACGTTCTTCAGCACAGCGAATGCCAAATCGGTGAAGGTCGAAGGCAAGTTCGACGGAACTAAGATCATCGCAAGAGAGATCAAGATTCTTAACTGA